In a genomic window of Xylophilus rhododendri:
- a CDS encoding response regulator, whose protein sequence is MRILLVEDEAEMAAWLQRALKQSGFVSDHAPDARTAEALLGVGTAYDAVVLDLGLPDKHGFAVLSGLRDAGNAVPVLVLTAQGSLPDRVRGLNLGADDFLAKPFAIEELEARLLALVRRSHGRQHARLQCASLAYDGENHAFTLAGELLQLTPREQAALTALLMRAGSPVGKSQLSDKVFPQDSSVGPDAIELVLHRLRRKLAGSDVSIVTVRGLGYMMENAGHAAERAG, encoded by the coding sequence ATGCGCATCCTGCTGGTCGAAGACGAGGCCGAGATGGCCGCATGGCTGCAACGGGCACTGAAGCAGAGCGGCTTCGTGTCCGACCACGCGCCCGACGCCCGCACGGCGGAAGCCCTGCTGGGCGTGGGCACCGCCTACGACGCGGTGGTGCTGGACCTGGGCCTGCCGGACAAACACGGCTTCGCCGTCCTCTCCGGCCTGCGGGATGCCGGCAACGCCGTGCCGGTGCTGGTGCTGACCGCGCAAGGCAGCCTGCCCGACCGGGTGCGCGGCCTGAACCTGGGCGCCGACGACTTCCTGGCCAAGCCTTTCGCCATCGAGGAACTCGAAGCCCGCCTGCTGGCCCTGGTGCGCCGCAGCCATGGCCGGCAACATGCCCGTCTGCAGTGCGCCTCGCTGGCCTACGACGGCGAGAACCATGCCTTCACCCTGGCCGGCGAGCTGCTGCAGCTGACGCCGCGCGAGCAGGCCGCGCTGACGGCGCTGCTGATGCGCGCCGGCTCCCCTGTCGGCAAGTCGCAGCTCTCGGACAAGGTCTTCCCGCAGGACAGCAGCGTGGGCCCCGATGCGATCGAGCTGGTACTGCACCGCCTGCGCCGCAAGCTGGCCGGCAGCGACGTCAGCATCGTCACTGTGCGCGGCCTGGGCTACATGATGGAAAACGCCGGGCATGCCGCAGAGCGGGCCGGCTGA
- a CDS encoding tripartite tricarboxylate transporter TctB family protein translates to MRPTKSFNKDYYGGALMVIIGLAAVYASIQYKLGTLQRMGPGFFPCAVGALLALSGLLIALSARGEKPQAETGGHHPTGLPDLRGGLCIVAGTVAFLVLGNYCGLLPATFAIVFICALGDRSNTVLQAFVLSVAMMVIATVVFWWALQLQLPLIKWGA, encoded by the coding sequence ATGAGACCTACCAAATCCTTCAACAAGGACTACTACGGCGGCGCGCTGATGGTGATCATCGGCCTGGCCGCGGTGTATGCCAGCATCCAGTACAAGCTGGGCACGCTGCAACGCATGGGCCCGGGATTCTTCCCCTGCGCCGTGGGTGCGCTGCTGGCCCTGTCGGGCCTGCTGATCGCCCTGTCGGCGCGCGGCGAAAAGCCCCAGGCCGAGACCGGCGGCCACCACCCCACCGGCCTGCCCGACCTGCGCGGCGGCCTGTGCATCGTCGCCGGCACCGTGGCCTTCCTGGTGCTGGGCAACTACTGCGGCCTGCTGCCGGCGACCTTCGCCATCGTCTTCATCTGTGCCCTGGGCGACCGCAGCAATACGGTGCTGCAGGCCTTCGTGCTGTCGGTGGCCATGATGGTGATCGCCACCGTGGTCTTCTGGTGGGCGCTGCAGCTGCAGCTGCCCCTGATCAAGTGGGGGGCCTGA
- the alaS gene encoding alanine--tRNA ligase codes for MTTRSTPPVTVAEIRKSFLDFFASKGHTVVPSSSLVPGNDPTLMFTNSGMVQFKDVFLGSDKRSYNRATSVQACLRAGGKHNDLENVGYTARHHTFFEMLGNWSFGDYFKRESLKWAWELLTEVYQLPAERLLATVYEEDDEAYDIWTKEIGLPPERVIRIGDNKGGRYKSDNFWMMADTGPCGPCSEIFYDHGPHIPGGPPGSPDEDGDRFIEIWNNVFMQFDMAEDGSVSRLPAPCVDTGMGLERLAAILQHVHSNYEIDIFAALIRAASRETGCTDLENKSLRVIADHIRATAFLVADGVVPSNEGRGYVQRRIVRRAIRHGYKLGQKKPFFHKLVPDLVALMGEAYPKLQADQQRITDILKTEEERFFETLANGMEILDAALAGGAKVLPGDVAFKLHDTFGFPLDLSADVCREREVGVDEEGFKAAMERQKAAGRAAGKFKMDRALDYSGAGNLFTGYEMLEEAASVVALYHEGTPVQQLAEGQSGVVVLDTTPFYAESGGQVGDQGQLAAEGVLFGVADTQKIKADVFGHHGTQTQGTLKVGDKLTARVDTALRAATQRNHSVTHLMHKALREVLGTHVQQKGSLVNAERTRFDFAHNAPVSDAQVREIEARVNAEILANEAVAARVMDIESAQQTGAMMLFGEKYGETVRVLDIGSSRELCGGTHVVRTGDIGLFKVVNESGVAAGVRRIEAVTGANALSYLQQLESTVHTVAATLKAPAAELESRLGSVLEQVRSLEKEVAALKGKLASSQGDELLLQAIDIKGLKLLAAQLPGADAKVLRDTMDKLKDKLKTAVIVLASTEGGKVQIAAGVTADSIGRVKAGELVNFVAQQVGGKGGGKPDMAMAGGTDAAALPAALQSVQAWVTERA; via the coding sequence ATGACGACCCGATCGACCCCACCCGTTACCGTCGCTGAAATCCGCAAGAGCTTCCTCGACTTCTTCGCCAGCAAGGGCCACACCGTGGTCCCCTCCAGTTCGCTGGTGCCGGGCAACGATCCCACGCTGATGTTCACCAACTCCGGCATGGTGCAGTTCAAGGACGTGTTCCTGGGCAGCGACAAGCGCTCCTACAACCGTGCCACCTCGGTGCAGGCCTGCCTGCGTGCCGGCGGCAAGCACAACGACCTGGAGAACGTCGGCTACACCGCGCGCCATCACACCTTCTTCGAGATGCTGGGCAACTGGAGCTTCGGCGACTACTTCAAGCGCGAGTCGCTGAAGTGGGCCTGGGAGCTGCTGACCGAGGTCTACCAGCTGCCGGCCGAGCGCCTGCTGGCCACCGTCTACGAAGAGGACGACGAGGCCTACGACATCTGGACGAAAGAGATCGGCCTGCCGCCCGAGCGTGTGATCCGCATCGGCGACAACAAGGGCGGCCGCTACAAGTCCGACAACTTCTGGATGATGGCCGACACCGGCCCCTGCGGCCCCTGCTCGGAGATCTTCTACGACCACGGCCCGCACATCCCCGGCGGCCCCCCGGGCAGCCCGGATGAGGACGGCGACCGCTTCATCGAGATCTGGAACAACGTGTTCATGCAGTTCGACATGGCCGAGGACGGCAGCGTCAGCCGCCTGCCCGCGCCCTGCGTGGACACCGGCATGGGCCTGGAGCGCCTGGCGGCCATCCTGCAGCATGTGCACAGCAACTACGAGATCGACATCTTCGCGGCGCTGATCCGCGCCGCCTCGCGCGAGACCGGCTGCACCGATCTGGAAAACAAGAGCCTGCGGGTGATCGCCGACCACATCCGCGCCACCGCCTTCCTGGTGGCCGACGGCGTGGTGCCCAGCAACGAGGGCCGCGGCTATGTGCAGCGCCGCATCGTGCGCCGGGCGATCCGCCACGGCTACAAGCTGGGCCAGAAGAAGCCCTTCTTCCACAAGCTGGTGCCCGACCTGGTGGCGCTGATGGGCGAGGCCTATCCCAAGCTGCAGGCCGACCAGCAGCGCATCACCGACATCCTGAAGACCGAGGAAGAGCGTTTCTTCGAGACCCTGGCCAACGGCATGGAGATCCTGGACGCGGCCCTGGCCGGCGGCGCCAAGGTGCTGCCCGGCGACGTGGCCTTCAAGCTGCACGACACCTTCGGCTTCCCGCTGGACCTGTCGGCCGACGTCTGCCGCGAACGCGAGGTGGGCGTGGACGAGGAGGGCTTCAAGGCCGCCATGGAACGTCAGAAGGCCGCGGGCCGCGCGGCCGGCAAGTTCAAGATGGACCGTGCGCTGGACTACAGCGGCGCCGGCAACCTGTTCACCGGCTACGAGATGCTGGAGGAGGCCGCTTCGGTGGTCGCGCTCTACCACGAAGGCACGCCGGTGCAGCAGCTCGCAGAAGGCCAGAGCGGCGTCGTCGTGCTCGACACCACCCCCTTCTATGCCGAGAGCGGCGGCCAGGTCGGCGACCAGGGCCAGCTCGCGGCCGAAGGCGTGCTCTTCGGCGTGGCCGACACGCAGAAGATCAAGGCCGATGTCTTCGGCCACCACGGCACCCAGACCCAGGGCACGCTCAAGGTCGGCGACAAGCTCACCGCCCGCGTCGATACGGCGCTGCGTGCCGCCACCCAGCGCAACCACAGCGTCACCCACCTGATGCACAAGGCGCTGCGCGAGGTGCTGGGCACCCATGTGCAGCAGAAGGGTTCGCTGGTCAACGCCGAACGCACCCGTTTCGACTTCGCCCACAACGCGCCGGTCAGCGATGCGCAGGTGCGCGAGATCGAGGCCCGCGTCAATGCCGAGATCCTGGCCAACGAGGCGGTCGCCGCCCGGGTGATGGACATCGAATCGGCCCAGCAGACCGGCGCCATGATGCTGTTCGGCGAGAAGTACGGCGAGACGGTGCGGGTGCTCGACATCGGCTCCAGCCGCGAACTTTGCGGCGGCACGCACGTGGTGCGCACCGGCGACATCGGCCTGTTCAAGGTGGTCAACGAATCCGGCGTGGCCGCGGGCGTACGCCGCATCGAAGCGGTGACCGGCGCCAATGCGCTGTCCTACCTGCAGCAGCTCGAATCCACGGTGCACACCGTGGCCGCCACCCTCAAGGCGCCGGCCGCCGAGCTGGAAAGCCGCCTGGGTTCGGTGCTGGAGCAGGTGCGTTCGCTGGAGAAGGAAGTCGCCGCGCTCAAGGGCAAGCTGGCCTCCTCGCAGGGCGACGAACTGCTGCTGCAGGCCATCGACATCAAGGGCCTGAAGCTGCTGGCCGCCCAGCTGCCGGGCGCCGATGCCAAGGTGCTGCGCGACACCATGGACAAACTCAAGGACAAGCTCAAGACCGCCGTCATCGTGCTGGCCTCCACCGAGGGCGGCAAGGTGCAGATCGCGGCCGGCGTCACCGCCGACAGCATCGGCCGGGTGAAGGCCGGCGAGCTGGTGAACTTCGTGGCCCAGCAGGTTGGTGGCAAGGGCGGCGGCAAGCCGGACATGGCCATGGCCGGCGGCACGGATGCGGCGGCGCTGCCGGCGGCCTTGCAGTCGGTTCAGGCCTGGGTCACGGAAAGAGCCTGA
- a CDS encoding zinc-dependent alcohol dehydrogenase family protein: MKIRAAVLSQIGAPKPFAKSQPLQIAEVDLAPPGPGEVLLRILASGLCHSDLSVISGDRPRPVPMVLGHESCGEVLECGQGVADLRPGDRVVLVFMPSCGSCIPCAEGRPALCEPGADANAAGHLLGGARRLSRGGEAVNHHLGVSCFADHAVVSRRSCVKIDSTIGDAEAALFGCAVLTGVGAVVNTARMQAGSRAAVLGLGGVGFSALLAAVAAGARDVVAIDLDPSKLALARRLGATATVNASDPAASEAVRDITHGGVDFAFEMAGAVPAMELAWKITRRGGTTISAGLPHPALRFPLPPVQLVAEERTLRGSYIGSAVPARDIPRYIDLYQRGKLPIDRLMGERLPLEDINRGFDRLASGHSLRDLVMPTQAVKAQAAG; the protein is encoded by the coding sequence ATGAAAATCCGTGCCGCTGTCCTGTCCCAGATCGGAGCGCCCAAGCCCTTCGCCAAGAGCCAGCCGCTGCAGATCGCCGAAGTCGATCTGGCGCCGCCCGGGCCGGGCGAGGTGCTGCTGCGCATCCTGGCCTCGGGGCTGTGCCATTCCGACCTGTCGGTGATCTCGGGCGACCGGCCGCGGCCGGTGCCCATGGTGCTGGGCCACGAGTCCTGCGGCGAGGTGCTCGAATGCGGCCAGGGCGTGGCGGACCTGCGGCCGGGCGACCGGGTGGTGCTGGTCTTCATGCCCAGCTGCGGCAGCTGCATCCCCTGCGCGGAAGGCCGGCCGGCCCTGTGCGAGCCGGGCGCCGATGCCAATGCCGCCGGCCACCTGCTCGGCGGCGCGCGGCGGCTGTCGCGCGGGGGCGAGGCGGTGAATCACCACCTGGGCGTTTCCTGCTTCGCCGACCACGCGGTGGTCTCGCGCCGCTCCTGCGTGAAGATCGATTCGACCATCGGCGATGCCGAGGCCGCGCTCTTCGGTTGCGCCGTGCTGACCGGCGTGGGCGCGGTGGTCAATACCGCGCGCATGCAGGCCGGCAGCCGCGCGGCGGTGCTGGGGCTGGGCGGAGTGGGGTTCAGCGCTCTGCTGGCGGCGGTGGCCGCCGGTGCACGCGACGTGGTGGCGATCGACCTCGACCCCTCCAAGCTGGCGCTGGCGCGGCGGCTGGGCGCCACCGCCACCGTCAACGCCTCCGACCCGGCGGCCAGCGAGGCGGTGCGCGACATCACCCACGGCGGCGTCGACTTCGCCTTCGAGATGGCCGGCGCGGTGCCCGCCATGGAGTTGGCCTGGAAGATCACCCGCCGCGGCGGCACGACCATCAGCGCCGGCCTGCCGCATCCGGCCCTGCGTTTCCCGCTGCCGCCGGTGCAGCTGGTGGCCGAGGAGCGCACCCTGCGCGGCAGCTACATCGGATCGGCCGTGCCGGCGCGCGACATCCCGCGCTACATCGACCTCTACCAGCGCGGCAAGCTGCCGATCGACCGCCTGATGGGCGAGCGCCTGCCGCTGGAAGACATCAACCGCGGCTTCGACCGCCTGGCCTCGGGCCACTCGCTGCGCGACCTGGTCATGCCGACGCAGGCGGTGAAGGCGCAGGCCGCCGGCTAA
- a CDS encoding tripartite tricarboxylate transporter permease, whose product MMQSLHDLWFGFGVAFQGTNLMWSFFGVLVGNLIGVLPGMGALSAISILLPLTYAMHPVPAILMLAGIFYGSQYGGAIGAILLNLPSHPPHAVTCLDGYPLTKQGKGGTALGITMISSFFAASVGILVMVFASPLLTEIAFKFGPTEIFSIMLLGLLAGSTMSRGSPLKGVAMTLFGLLCGCVGTDVNSGAFRFSFDVPELSDGLELVAIAMGLFGVADFLLNVNRMKVISTGNTNLRIRDMRPSKEELKQAIWPMIRGTAVGTVFGAMPGTGPTITTFIAYALERKISKTPEKYGTGVIGGVASPEAASHSKTQVDFIPTMSLGIPGDAVMALILGALMIQGIQPGPQLISEHPDIFWGLIASFWIGNALLIVLNVPMIGVWVKLLQVPYRYLFPSAMFFIAVGVFSTQNNLFQIWEVLAFGIIGAILIYLNFSVAPIMLGFVLGPMVEENFRRALLLSRGDLAIFVQRPISGTFIAISCMLLIGVTWSAWRGRKRGKPDESVAEEVLASAHVAARQIEQAT is encoded by the coding sequence ATGATGCAGTCTCTTCATGACCTGTGGTTTGGTTTCGGTGTCGCCTTCCAGGGCACCAACCTGATGTGGTCCTTCTTCGGCGTGCTGGTCGGCAACCTGATCGGCGTGCTGCCGGGCATGGGCGCCCTGTCGGCCATCTCCATCCTGCTGCCGCTGACCTACGCGATGCATCCGGTGCCCGCCATCCTGATGCTGGCCGGCATCTTCTACGGCTCGCAGTACGGCGGCGCCATCGGTGCCATCCTGCTGAACCTGCCCTCGCATCCGCCGCATGCGGTGACCTGCCTGGACGGCTATCCCCTGACCAAGCAGGGCAAGGGCGGCACGGCGCTGGGCATCACCATGATCAGCTCCTTCTTCGCGGCTTCCGTCGGCATCCTGGTGATGGTCTTCGCCTCGCCGCTGCTGACCGAGATCGCCTTCAAGTTCGGGCCGACCGAGATCTTCTCGATCATGCTGCTGGGCCTGCTGGCCGGCTCCACCATGTCGCGCGGCTCGCCGCTCAAGGGCGTGGCCATGACCCTCTTCGGCCTGCTCTGCGGCTGCGTGGGCACCGACGTCAACAGCGGCGCCTTCCGCTTCTCCTTCGACGTGCCGGAACTCAGCGACGGCCTGGAGCTGGTGGCCATCGCCATGGGCCTGTTCGGCGTGGCCGACTTCCTGCTCAACGTCAACCGCATGAAGGTGATCTCCACCGGCAACACCAACCTGCGCATCCGCGACATGCGGCCGAGCAAGGAAGAGCTGAAGCAGGCGATCTGGCCGATGATCCGCGGCACCGCCGTGGGCACCGTCTTCGGCGCCATGCCCGGCACCGGCCCGACAATCACCACCTTCATCGCCTATGCGCTGGAGCGCAAGATCAGCAAGACGCCCGAGAAGTACGGCACCGGCGTGATCGGCGGCGTGGCCTCGCCCGAGGCGGCCTCGCATTCGAAGACGCAGGTCGACTTCATCCCCACCATGAGCCTGGGCATCCCCGGCGACGCGGTGATGGCGCTGATCCTGGGCGCGCTGATGATCCAGGGCATCCAGCCCGGCCCGCAGCTGATCAGCGAGCATCCGGACATCTTCTGGGGCCTGATCGCCAGCTTCTGGATCGGCAATGCGCTGCTGATCGTGCTGAACGTGCCGATGATCGGTGTCTGGGTCAAGCTGCTGCAGGTGCCTTACCGCTACCTGTTCCCGTCCGCCATGTTCTTCATCGCGGTGGGTGTGTTCTCCACCCAGAACAACCTGTTCCAGATCTGGGAGGTGCTGGCCTTCGGCATCATCGGCGCCATCCTGATCTACCTGAACTTCTCGGTCGCGCCGATCATGCTGGGCTTCGTGCTCGGGCCGATGGTGGAAGAGAACTTCCGCCGTGCCCTGCTGCTGTCGCGCGGCGACCTGGCGATCTTCGTGCAGCGTCCGATCAGCGGCACCTTCATCGCCATCAGCTGCATGCTGCTGATCGGCGTGACCTGGTCGGCCTGGCGCGGCAGGAAGCGCGGCAAGCCGGATGAATCCGTGGCCGAAGAGGTCCTGGCCAGCGCCCATGTGGCGGCGCGCCAGATCGAACAAGCCACCTGA
- a CDS encoding carbohydrate porin, whose amino-acid sequence MHGQATYVFQKKPSFDAAYSGVNSLSPEAERSYSFTSTAYLGMRLAPQTELYFNPELVQGLPLSRLTGLGGLTNGELQKTAGTNPVIYRARLFVRHTWGLGGGSEFVEGDANQLASRYDKRRLTLTAGNFAVSDIFDNSAHAHDARTQFLNWSLLTHGAYDFAADSRGYSWGVALEYRHDDDWTLRAGRSLQPIESNGLKLDHKFFSHYGDQVELERRYTAWNRPGTLRLLAFRNVAVMGGFQDALNYAAANGTVPDVAPVRERRTKIGAGINLEQEVADGLGVFTRLARNDGKSETYAFAEIDRSVSFGATLEGGRWGRAQDALGVALAQNGLSQEHRAFLAAGGAGFFVGDGRLNYKPETIAEVYYRFALPAIKKLENAISFGFQHIRNPGYNADRGPVRIFSMRLHSEF is encoded by the coding sequence GTGCACGGGCAGGCGACCTACGTCTTCCAGAAGAAGCCCTCCTTCGACGCGGCCTACTCCGGCGTCAACAGCCTCTCGCCCGAGGCCGAACGCAGCTACTCCTTCACCTCGACCGCCTACCTGGGCATGCGCCTGGCGCCGCAGACCGAGCTGTATTTCAACCCCGAACTGGTGCAGGGCCTGCCGCTGTCGCGCCTGACCGGCCTGGGCGGCCTGACCAACGGCGAGCTGCAGAAGACCGCCGGCACCAACCCCGTCATCTACCGCGCCCGGCTCTTCGTGCGCCACACCTGGGGCCTGGGCGGCGGCAGCGAATTCGTCGAGGGCGATGCCAACCAGCTGGCCAGCCGCTACGACAAGCGCCGGCTGACGCTGACGGCCGGCAACTTCGCCGTCTCCGACATCTTCGACAACAGCGCCCATGCGCACGACGCGCGCACCCAGTTCCTCAACTGGTCGCTGCTGACCCACGGCGCCTACGACTTCGCCGCCGATTCGCGCGGCTACTCCTGGGGCGTGGCGCTGGAATACCGCCACGACGACGACTGGACTCTGCGCGCCGGCCGCTCGCTGCAGCCGATCGAATCCAACGGCCTGAAGCTGGACCACAAGTTCTTCAGCCACTACGGCGACCAGGTCGAGCTGGAGCGGCGCTACACCGCCTGGAACCGGCCGGGCACGCTGCGGCTGCTGGCCTTTCGCAACGTGGCGGTGATGGGCGGCTTCCAGGACGCGCTGAACTACGCCGCTGCCAACGGCACCGTGCCCGACGTGGCGCCGGTGCGCGAGCGCCGCACCAAGATCGGCGCGGGCATCAACCTGGAGCAGGAAGTCGCCGACGGCCTGGGTGTGTTCACCCGGCTGGCGCGCAACGACGGCAAGTCGGAGACCTATGCCTTCGCCGAGATCGACCGCTCGGTCTCCTTCGGCGCCACCCTCGAAGGTGGCCGCTGGGGCCGCGCGCAGGATGCGCTGGGCGTGGCGCTGGCGCAGAACGGGCTGTCCCAGGAGCACAGGGCCTTCCTGGCCGCGGGCGGCGCGGGCTTCTTCGTCGGCGACGGCCGGCTGAACTACAAGCCCGAGACCATCGCCGAGGTGTACTACCGCTTCGCCCTGCCGGCGATCAAGAAGCTGGAGAACGCGATCAGCTTCGGCTTCCAGCACATCCGCAACCCCGGCTACAACGCCGACCGCGGACCGGTGCGCATTTTCTCGATGCGCCTGCACAGCGAGTTCTGA
- a CDS encoding NAD-dependent succinate-semialdehyde dehydrogenase, which produces MDMKTSPLSLLNDPSLLKTDALIDGQWVKGAARFDVNDPATGLKLADVPNLGPADAEYAINAANAAWPAWRAKTGKQRHAILLKWFELLMANQEDLGRIMTAEQGKPFAEAKGEVSYAASFVEWFAEEAKRINGEALPQFDNNRRLLVLKQSVGVCAAITPWNFPLAMITRKVAPALAAGCPVVIKPAELTPLTALAAAELAVRAGIPKGVLNLLTADSDNSIAIGKVLCASDIVRHISFTGSTEVGRILMAQSAPTVKKMSLELGGNAPFIVFNDADIDSAVEGAIASKYRNAGQTCVCANRLYVQDGVYEQFIEKFSAKVKSLKVGNGFDEGVVQGPLIEPAAIAKVQKHLDDALAKGARITAGGEKMEGQFFQPTVVADATPDMLCAREETFGPFAPVFRFKEEQEAIDAANNTEFGLASYFYSRDVGRIFRVAEALEYGMVGINAGVIATEHVPFGGVKQSGLGREGSHHGIDDYVELKYLCLGDIQK; this is translated from the coding sequence ATGGACATGAAGACATCCCCGCTTTCCCTGCTCAACGACCCGAGCCTGCTCAAGACCGATGCGCTGATCGACGGCCAGTGGGTCAAGGGCGCTGCGCGCTTCGACGTGAACGATCCGGCCACCGGCCTCAAGCTCGCGGACGTACCCAACCTCGGCCCGGCCGATGCCGAGTACGCGATCAACGCCGCCAACGCCGCCTGGCCCGCCTGGCGCGCCAAGACCGGCAAGCAGCGCCACGCCATCCTGCTCAAGTGGTTCGAGCTGTTGATGGCCAACCAGGAAGACCTGGGCCGCATCATGACCGCCGAGCAGGGCAAGCCCTTCGCCGAGGCCAAGGGTGAGGTCAGCTACGCGGCCAGCTTCGTCGAATGGTTCGCGGAAGAAGCAAAGCGCATCAACGGCGAGGCCCTGCCGCAGTTCGACAACAACCGGCGCCTGCTGGTGCTCAAGCAATCGGTGGGTGTCTGCGCCGCGATCACGCCGTGGAACTTCCCGCTGGCCATGATCACCCGCAAGGTCGCGCCGGCCCTGGCCGCCGGCTGCCCGGTCGTCATCAAGCCCGCTGAACTCACGCCGCTGACCGCGCTCGCAGCCGCCGAACTGGCGGTTCGCGCCGGCATTCCGAAGGGCGTGCTCAACCTGCTGACGGCCGACAGCGACAACTCCATCGCCATCGGCAAGGTGCTCTGCGCATCGGACATCGTGCGCCACATCAGCTTCACCGGCTCCACCGAAGTGGGCCGCATCCTGATGGCGCAGAGCGCGCCCACCGTCAAGAAGATGTCGCTGGAACTGGGCGGCAACGCACCCTTCATCGTCTTCAATGACGCCGACATCGATTCGGCCGTGGAAGGCGCCATCGCCAGCAAGTACCGCAATGCCGGCCAGACCTGCGTCTGCGCCAACCGGCTGTATGTGCAGGACGGCGTGTACGAGCAGTTCATCGAGAAGTTCTCGGCCAAGGTCAAGAGCCTGAAGGTGGGCAACGGTTTCGACGAGGGCGTGGTGCAGGGCCCGCTGATCGAGCCGGCGGCCATCGCCAAGGTGCAGAAGCATCTGGACGATGCGCTGGCCAAGGGCGCGCGCATCACCGCGGGCGGCGAGAAGATGGAAGGCCAGTTCTTCCAGCCGACCGTGGTGGCCGATGCCACGCCGGACATGCTGTGCGCCCGCGAGGAGACCTTCGGTCCCTTCGCTCCGGTCTTCCGTTTCAAGGAAGAGCAGGAAGCCATCGACGCGGCCAACAACACCGAGTTCGGCCTGGCCAGCTACTTCTACAGCCGCGACGTGGGCCGCATCTTCCGCGTGGCCGAGGCGCTGGAATACGGCATGGTGGGCATCAACGCCGGGGTGATCGCCACCGAGCACGTGCCCTTCGGCGGCGTGAAGCAATCGGGCCTGGGCCGCGAGGGTTCGCACCACGGCATCGACGACTATGTCGAGCTGAAGTACCTCTGCCTGGGCGATATCCAGAAGTAA
- a CDS encoding sensor histidine kinase yields MLLLPGMAALLALDSWTDYHATARTLESAYDESLLEAISALDAGLATDSGGALTVNEAFPIQAMFESLKARHKHLQVLAVPEEAGGEAARPAETLLGVDDLPAAPPGAPVEPAPASLGTSADARVVFYNADYRGYPVRVAAMQRRMYDGRGQRWQVLLRAAESTGNRNAARQGLLHAEIWHGLRMLAFMVLLVWLGIAWALNPLRRLRATLRSRQANDLRPLEAGAVPAEVEPLVDAVNHHIADHRAVLERQAGFLADASHQLRTPLAIMMTQAGYALRQNEAATMRESLAAIAGQLERSRRLSDQLLAMAHASRGEDDAPRPPADLNAIAREVVLQHLPLAREKNIDLGWTDARGEDADESDGTPAVPIRAEAAELHEALSNLLHNAIRHTPRNGSINVAVRREAGQAVAEVADSGPGIPADRRDAVFERFNRGNGGAGAHGGGAGLGLAIARAYARRNGGDIVFDAPADGSSGLLAKLVFSLGKTGLPHSE; encoded by the coding sequence ATGCTGCTGCTGCCGGGCATGGCCGCCCTGCTGGCCCTCGACAGCTGGACCGACTACCACGCCACGGCGCGCACCCTGGAATCGGCCTACGACGAAAGCCTGCTCGAAGCCATCTCCGCGCTGGACGCAGGGCTGGCCACCGACAGCGGCGGCGCGCTGACGGTCAACGAAGCCTTCCCGATCCAGGCGATGTTCGAATCGCTCAAGGCCCGCCACAAGCACCTGCAGGTGCTCGCCGTACCCGAAGAGGCCGGCGGCGAGGCCGCCCGGCCCGCCGAGACCTTGCTGGGCGTGGACGACCTGCCCGCGGCGCCGCCCGGTGCGCCGGTGGAACCGGCGCCGGCCTCCCTGGGCACATCGGCCGATGCCCGGGTGGTCTTCTACAACGCCGACTACCGGGGCTACCCGGTGCGTGTCGCCGCCATGCAGCGCCGCATGTACGACGGCCGCGGGCAGCGCTGGCAGGTGCTGCTGCGTGCGGCCGAGAGCACCGGCAACCGCAATGCCGCGCGCCAGGGCCTGTTGCATGCCGAGATCTGGCATGGCCTGCGCATGCTGGCCTTCATGGTGCTGCTGGTGTGGCTGGGCATCGCCTGGGCGCTGAATCCGCTGCGGCGGCTCCGTGCGACCTTGCGCAGCCGGCAGGCCAATGACCTGCGGCCGCTGGAGGCCGGCGCCGTGCCGGCGGAAGTGGAGCCGCTGGTCGATGCGGTCAACCACCACATCGCCGACCACCGCGCGGTGCTGGAGCGGCAGGCGGGCTTCCTGGCCGATGCCTCGCACCAGTTGCGCACGCCGCTGGCGATCATGATGACCCAGGCCGGCTACGCGCTGCGCCAGAACGAGGCCGCGACCATGCGCGAAAGCCTGGCCGCCATCGCCGGACAGCTGGAACGCAGCCGCCGCCTGTCCGACCAGCTGCTGGCCATGGCCCATGCCAGCCGCGGCGAGGACGACGCGCCCCGCCCGCCCGCCGACCTCAACGCCATCGCCCGCGAGGTGGTGCTGCAGCACCTGCCGCTGGCGCGCGAGAAGAACATCGACCTGGGCTGGACCGATGCCCGCGGCGAGGATGCCGACGAGTCCGACGGCACGCCCGCGGTGCCGATCCGGGCCGAGGCCGCCGAGCTGCACGAGGCCCTGTCCAACCTGCTGCACAACGCCATCCGCCACACGCCGCGCAACGGCAGCATCAACGTGGCCGTGCGGCGCGAAGCCGGCCAGGCCGTGGCCGAGGTGGCCGACAGCGGACCCGGCATTCCCGCCGATCGCCGCGACGCGGTCTTCGAGCGCTTCAACCGAGGCAATGGCGGTGCCGGCGCGCACGGCGGTGGCGCCGGGCTGGGCCTGGCCATCGCACGCGCCTACGCCCGGCGCAATGGCGGCGACATCGTGTTCGACGCCCCCGCCGACGGCAGCTCCGGCCTGCTGGCGAAGCTGGTGTTTTCCCTAGGAAAAACAGGCCTTCCGCATTCGGAATAA